A DNA window from Oryzias latipes chromosome 5, ASM223467v1 contains the following coding sequences:
- the LOC101160899 gene encoding oxidative stress-induced growth inhibitor 2 — protein sequence MDLQDKELQAGETVPVVIVGNGPSGICLSYLLSGHTPYLSADSWHPNPLLHSKLGEQPHLSLLEQDLEYLCEGLEGRSSNPVAVLFDSLLLPDSDFGLEHTSPLEWRYEPERAVPHLVLGKGPPGGAWHAMEGSMLTLSLANWMELPGLKLKDWMSDKRRNLRNDRATPAEIASYYQHYVSQMSLEQNFACGTTVTSVTRQPDSLDGAPPCWRVTGLQRREGEALGDGTSVSEEVPFSLLAHNVVLATGTHDIPARLGVEGESLPFVCHSFWELEAAICRGELDQSSDPVLIVGAGLTAADAVLAAHHLGTPVYHVFRRSVTDPGLIFNQLPKLLYPEYHKVHQMMTQQQHRPPPPLHEHAQNPPSSVPSPSPSSSTTSLSSSYSGYLSFPRHRVLRFQPDHKCVLESDTGVRSVVQVSKVLVLIGAHPNLSFLDNGGRALGINPDEPVSCRRNPIDVDPFTNRVVAAGGPGMYAMGPLVGENFVRFLKGGALAIASDLAKRQSDERNEGEAALSRREWLQTSALV from the exons ATGGACCTTCAGGACAAAGAGCTGCAGGCCGGGGAGACGGTGCCGGTGGTGATCGTCG GTAACGGCCCGTCGGGGATCTGCCTGTCGTACCTGCTGTCGGGCCACACCCCCTACCTGTCGGCGGACTCGTGGCATCCCAACCCGCTGCTGCACAGCAAGCTGGGAGAGCAGCCTCACCTGTCGCTGCTGGAGCAG GACCTGGAGTACCTGTGCGAGGGGCTGGAGGGGCGGTCGTCCAACCCTGTGGCGGTGCTGTTCGATTCCCTGCTGCTGCCCGACAGCGATTTCGGTTTGGAGCACACGTCTCCGCTGGAATGGCGGTACGAGCCGGAGCGCGCCGTTCCTCACCTGGTGCTGGGAAAGGGCCCACCGGGAGGGGCGTGGCAT GCGATGGAGGGGTCCATGCTCACGCTGAGCCTCGCCAACTGGATGGAACTGCCTGGACTCAAACTCAAGGACTGGATGAGTGACAAGCGCAG GAATCTGAGGAATGACCGAGCCACGCCCGCAGAGATCGCCTCGTATTACCAGCACTACGTGTCTCAGATGTCCTTGGAGCAGAACTTTGCATGTGGGACCACGGTTACCTCGGTAACCAGGCAGCCCGACAGCCTGGATGGTGCGCCGCCCTGCTGGAGGGTGACAGGACTGCAGCGGCGGGAGGGCGAGGCACTGGGAG acGGGACGTCGGTTTCGGAGGAGGTGCCGTTCTCTCTGCTGGCCCACAACGTGGTTCTGGCGACGGGCACCCACGACATCCCAGCCCGGCTCGGGGTGGAGGGGGAGTCGCTGCCTTTCGTCTGCCACTCCTTCTGGGAGCTGGAGGCGGCCATCTGCCGCGGGGAGCTCGACCAATCCTCGGACCCGGTGCTGATTGTGGGGGCGGGGCTAACGGCTGCTGATGCTGTGCTGGCCGCCCATCATCTCGGCACGCCAGTCTACCACGTGTTCAGGCGCTCGGTCACCGACCCCGGCCTCATCTTCAACCAGCTGCCCAAACTGCTGTACCCCGAGTACCACAAG GTTCATCAGATGATGACTCAGCAGCAGCACCGaccacctcctcctctgcaCGAGCATGCTCAGAACCCCCCCTCCAGCGTTCCCTCCCCCTCTCcgtcctcctccaccacctccttATCCTCCTCTTATTCCGGATACCTCAGCTTCCCTCGCCACAGGGTGCTGCGCTTCCAACCCGACCACAAGTGCGTCCTGGAGTCGGACACGGGGGTGCGGTCCGTAGTTCAGgtgtccaaggttctggttctgatcgGCGCCCACCCCAACCTGTCCTTCCTGGACAACGGCGGACGCGCCTTGGGCATCAACCCAGACGAGCCCGTCTCCTGCCGGCGAAACCCCATTGACGTGGACCCCTTCACGAACAGGGTGGTCGCCGCAGGGGGGCCGGGCATGTACGCCATGGGCCCACTTGTGGGTGAGAACTTTGTCCGCTTCCTTAAGGGGGGGGCGCTTGCAATTGCGAGCGACCTCGCCAAGAGGCAGAGTGATGAGAGGAACGAAGGCGAGGCTGCGCTGTCGAGGAGGGAGTGGCTGCAAACGTCTGCGCTGGTCTGA